In Stomoxys calcitrans chromosome 2, idStoCalc2.1, whole genome shotgun sequence, the following proteins share a genomic window:
- the LOC131993964 gene encoding probable methyltransferase-like protein 15 homolog gives MWHRQWIKTYCTLTQSRTVKPQHIPVLCQEAINFLKPMHEQTFIDMTFGAGGHTKELLDRHGDIKVYALDRDPIAYELAKTLSTQYQGRLIPLLGKFSDLPRLLAEHNVQQHSVDGILFDFGCSSMQFDEADRGFSISKNGPLDMRMDRGSDANSEQITAADVLARAEETDLVKILRIYGEEKSAKKIARAIVEARSALHKIETTKQLADLVAACMGDTSHRMDKMQRPAHVATKTFQALRIFVNNELNEINYGMILANTYLKPEGRLVAITFHSLEDTIVKRHLNGNVIEGLANPVPLKYCGYDFTHDKELVESFVSSNWKQLHKHVLVPTESEVARNSRSRSAKLRAAIKLK, from the coding sequence ATGTGGCATAGACAGTGGATAAAAACCTACTGCACCTTGACTCAAAGTCGAACGGTGAAACCGCAACACATACCGGTATTATGCCAAGAAGctataaattttctaaaacctATGCATGAGCAAACATTCATCGATATGACATTTGGAGCTGGAGGTCATACGAAAGAACTATTGGATCGCCACGGTGATATAAAGGTATATGCTCTGGATCGTGACCCCATAGCCTACGAACTTGCCAAAACCCTGAGTACACAATACCAGGGACGTTTAATTCCTTTGCTGGggaaattttccgatttgcctcgTTTACTTGCAGAACACAATGTACAGCAACACAGTGTGGATGGGATTCTATTCGATTTTGGATGTTCATCGATGCAGTTTGATGAGGCTGACAGAGGTTTTTCAATTTCGAAAAATGGTCCCCTCGATATGCGCATGGATCGTGGTAGTGATGCAAATTCCGAACAAATCACAGCAGCCGATGTGTTGGCCAGAGCCGAGGAGACCGATTTGGTTAAGATTTTACGCATCTATGGCGAAGAGAAGTCGGCCAAGAAAATTGCTCGAGCCATTGTCGAAGCCAGATCCGCATTACATAAAATAGAAACCACAAAGCAATTGGCGGATTTAGTAGCGGCATGTATGGGTGACACATCCCATCGTATGGATAAGATGCAACGCCCAGCGCATGTGGCTACTAAGACATTTCAAGCGCTGCGGATCTTTGTTAACAATGAACTAAATGAAATCAATTATGGCATGATTTTGGCAAATACTTATTTAAAGCCCGAAGGACGTTTAGTGGCCATTACCTTTCACTCGCTGGAAGATACCATAGTTAAACGTCATTTGAATGGCAATGTCATAGAGGGTCTGGCCAATCCAGTGCCGCTAAAGTATTGTGGTTACGATTTCACCCATGACAAAGAGTTGGTTGAATCATTTGTCTCCTCCAATTGGAAGCAGTTGCACAAACATGTACTGGTACCAACAGAGAGTGAGGTGGCTCGTAACAGTCGAAGTCGATCGGCAAAATTAAGAGCTGCCATAAAActgaaataa
- the LOC106093221 gene encoding ubiquinol-cytochrome-c reductase complex assembly factor 2 isoform X2, whose translation MSAQYQRFLKVLEKWPADKSKVGRDLGEQIRKHIATSLANPASLTSEATDNVTKQIDSIERLANNTYGRKYRRIYDSTATGLSAQQCNQVLSSEFLQYLNEDSKKRK comes from the exons ATGTCCGCACAATATCAAAGATTTCTGAAAGTACTGGAAAAGTGGCCGGCAgacaaatcaaaagtgggcag GGAccttggtgaacaaatacgtaaACATATTGCTACTAGTCTGGCAAATCCAGCATCTTTAACGTCGGAAGCAACCGATAACGTTACAAAACAAATCGATTCTATTGAACGTTTGGCCAATAATACCTACGGTCGTAAATACCGAAGAATTTACGATTCCACCGCAACTGGTCTATCGGCTCAACAGTGTAATCAAGTCCTATCTTCGGAATTCCTGCAATACCTGAACGAAGATAGtaaaaagagaaaataa